Proteins encoded by one window of Martelella endophytica:
- a CDS encoding saccharopine dehydrogenase family protein, whose translation MKKNVLIIGAGGVAQVVAHKCAQNNDVLGDIHIASRTKSKCDAIIASVNDKNAMKQAGVLEAHQLDALDIPATVALIKRTGVEIVINVGTAFLNMSVLEACLETGAAYIDTAIHEEPNKICETPPWYGNYEWKRKERCAEKGVTAILGAGFDPGVVNAYARLAKDDYVDDITDIDIVDINAGSHGKYFATNFDPEINFREFTGVVYAWQNNEWTTNQMFEIGHEFDLPVVGKQKAYMSGHDEIHSLAKNMGSPNVRFWMGFGDHYINVFTVLKSLGLLSEQPVKLAEGQEVVPLKVVKAVLPDPSSLAPNYTGKTCIGDFVKGTKNGEPADVFIYNVSDHKDAYNEVGSQGISYTAGVPPVAAAMLVASGEWDAKTMVNVEELNPKPFLHILNHIGLPTRVKDKDGDRALDFSK comes from the coding sequence ATGAAAAAGAATGTCCTGATAATCGGCGCCGGCGGCGTCGCCCAGGTGGTGGCCCACAAATGCGCGCAGAACAACGATGTGCTGGGCGACATCCACATCGCCTCGCGCACGAAATCGAAATGCGATGCGATCATCGCCAGCGTTAACGACAAGAACGCGATGAAGCAGGCGGGCGTGCTCGAGGCCCATCAGCTCGACGCGCTCGACATTCCAGCGACCGTCGCGCTCATCAAGAGAACCGGCGTCGAGATCGTCATCAATGTCGGCACGGCCTTCCTCAACATGTCGGTGCTGGAGGCCTGCCTCGAGACGGGTGCCGCTTATATCGACACCGCGATCCACGAAGAGCCGAACAAGATCTGCGAGACGCCGCCCTGGTACGGAAACTACGAGTGGAAGCGCAAGGAGCGCTGCGCCGAGAAGGGCGTGACCGCGATCCTCGGCGCCGGTTTCGATCCGGGCGTCGTCAACGCCTATGCGCGGCTTGCCAAGGACGATTATGTCGACGACATCACCGATATCGACATCGTCGACATCAATGCCGGCAGCCACGGCAAGTATTTCGCCACCAATTTCGATCCGGAAATCAATTTCCGCGAGTTCACCGGCGTCGTCTATGCCTGGCAGAACAATGAATGGACGACGAACCAGATGTTCGAGATCGGCCATGAATTCGACCTACCTGTCGTCGGCAAGCAGAAGGCCTACATGTCCGGCCATGACGAGATTCACTCTCTGGCCAAGAACATGGGCTCGCCCAATGTCCGCTTCTGGATGGGGTTCGGCGACCATTACATCAACGTCTTCACCGTGCTCAAAAGCCTCGGCCTGCTGTCCGAACAGCCGGTGAAACTGGCGGAAGGCCAGGAAGTCGTGCCGCTGAAAGTGGTCAAGGCCGTACTGCCCGATCCCTCCTCGCTCGCCCCCAACTATACCGGCAAGACCTGCATCGGCGATTTCGTCAAGGGCACGAAGAACGGCGAACCGGCGGACGTGTTCATCTACAACGTCTCCGACCACAAGGACGCTTATAACGAAGTCGGCAGCCAGGGCATTTCCTACACCGCCGGCGTCCCCCCGGTCGCGGCCGCCATGCTGGTGGCTTCGGGCGAATGGGACGCGAAGACCATGGTCAATGTCGAGGAGCTGAACCCCAAGCCCTTCCTCCACATCCTCAACCACATCGGCCTGCCGACCCGGGTGAAGGACAAGGATGGCGACCGGG
- a CDS encoding L,D-transpeptidase translates to MLIKNALIAMSLVSLMAAAGCTTTDMSSSSTMAPISAYAAYNDDGFDLPRVPITQVDDKYRRQIINYTTDEAPGTIIVDTKDRLLYYVLEDGKAVRYGIGVGRDGFRWSGDAYVGRRAEWPTWYPPSAMVKRQPELKEFAGGMPPGIMNPLGARALYLYKNGNDTMFRIHGNPDWTSIGQAVSSGCIRMINQDIIDLYARVDPDKRTKVIVLPG, encoded by the coding sequence ATGCTCATTAAGAACGCCCTGATTGCCATGTCACTGGTCAGCCTGATGGCTGCCGCCGGCTGCACGACCACCGACATGTCCTCTTCCAGCACCATGGCGCCGATCTCGGCCTATGCGGCTTATAACGACGACGGTTTCGACCTCCCACGCGTGCCGATCACGCAGGTCGATGACAAGTACCGCCGCCAGATCATCAATTACACCACCGACGAGGCCCCCGGTACCATCATCGTCGATACCAAGGACCGGCTGCTTTACTACGTGCTGGAGGACGGCAAGGCCGTTCGCTACGGCATCGGCGTTGGCCGCGACGGCTTCCGCTGGTCGGGCGATGCCTATGTCGGCCGCCGCGCCGAATGGCCGACCTGGTATCCGCCGTCAGCCATGGTCAAGCGCCAGCCGGAGCTGAAGGAATTCGCCGGCGGCATGCCGCCCGGCATCATGAACCCGCTCGGCGCCCGCGCCCTCTACCTCTACAAGAACGGCAACGACACGATGTTCCGCATCCACGGCAACCCGGACTGGACCTCGATCGGCCAGGCGGTGTCTTCCGGATGCATTCGCATGATCAACCAGGATATCATCGACCTTTATGCCCGCGTCGACCCCGACAAGCGCACCAAGGTGATCGTGCTTCCGGGTTGA
- a CDS encoding sulfite exporter TauE/SafE family protein, which translates to MSFFAEAFAAHSPASLALVAAFACVAGMARGFSGFGGAMIFMPLASLVIGPRVAAPLLMLVDFIGTLPTVPSAFRLGEKRKVLLMVAGASISVPAGAAMLARLDPLVVRWAISVIVVLLLLLLVSGARYRGRLTAPLLVGTGTVAGFFGGLAQIAGPPVVALWLGSDREHHIARANIMLFFTLSGIVSFLSYTAGGLLDLSVLPLVAIVEPAYLLGVIIGMRLFPLARPEVFRVVAYLLIAVAAITGLPATDALFGR; encoded by the coding sequence ATGTCGTTCTTCGCAGAAGCCTTTGCCGCGCATTCGCCGGCGTCCCTTGCCCTCGTTGCCGCTTTCGCCTGCGTTGCGGGCATGGCGCGCGGCTTTTCCGGCTTTGGCGGGGCGATGATCTTCATGCCGCTTGCAAGCCTGGTCATCGGGCCGCGGGTCGCGGCACCTCTGCTGATGCTGGTCGATTTCATCGGCACGCTGCCCACCGTGCCCTCGGCCTTCAGGCTCGGCGAGAAACGCAAGGTGCTGCTGATGGTCGCCGGTGCCTCGATTTCCGTGCCGGCCGGCGCGGCGATGCTCGCCCGCCTCGATCCGCTCGTGGTGCGCTGGGCGATCTCGGTGATCGTTGTCCTGCTGCTGTTGCTTCTGGTTTCGGGCGCGCGCTACCGGGGACGGCTGACGGCGCCGCTTCTTGTCGGAACGGGAACCGTGGCAGGCTTCTTCGGCGGGCTGGCGCAGATCGCCGGGCCGCCGGTCGTCGCGCTCTGGCTCGGTTCCGACCGCGAACACCATATCGCCCGCGCCAATATCATGCTGTTCTTCACGCTGAGCGGTATCGTCTCGTTCCTGTCCTACACGGCCGGCGGCCTTCTCGATCTCTCGGTCCTGCCACTGGTGGCGATCGTCGAGCCCGCCTATCTTCTCGGCGTCATCATCGGCATGCGGCTTTTTCCGCTGGCGCGGCCGGAGGTCTTCCGCGTCGTCGCCTATCTGCTGATCGCGGTCGCAGCCATCACCGGCCTGCCGGCGACCGATGCGCTGTTCGGGCGGTGA
- a CDS encoding MFS transporter produces the protein MTVTASERNRALFLGSMGGGLEFYDFVIYASFASQIGKTFFPSEAAATRLLAAFAVFAAGYLVRPIGGILFSHFGDRYGRKLMLRVSIAGMAGATFLIAFMPGYASWGISATIALVALRMVQGLCLGGEIPGAMTLITETMPKRRGLACGFLFMIINVGMLAAQAVQWAIELLLSDAAVLSYGWRIGFFIGGLVAIAGFVLRARLSESPAFAELEAATHKVPLAALFRDHRRAVWIGLFVTGLGAATVPLLYLYMNSYLTDFLKYDPDQVSTAVLVGIILFSLPMPLAGLISDFVGIKVPAFIAALALAIAAIPVYVWIHQGVGELMPAMIVISLIGAFAWGLGPVLLTAIFPTDVRYSGVAFVYNIGFALVGGLTPLAATFIIQQTGFTLAPGFLLALFAALATVAIFLSQTLPAEDA, from the coding sequence ATGACAGTCACGGCCAGCGAGCGCAACCGCGCGCTCTTTCTCGGCAGCATGGGCGGCGGGCTCGAATTCTATGATTTTGTGATCTATGCCTCGTTCGCCTCGCAGATCGGCAAGACCTTCTTTCCTTCCGAAGCCGCGGCAACCCGACTTCTTGCCGCCTTTGCCGTCTTTGCCGCCGGCTATCTCGTCCGCCCGATCGGTGGCATCCTGTTTTCCCATTTCGGCGATCGCTACGGCCGCAAGCTGATGCTGAGGGTGTCGATCGCCGGCATGGCGGGTGCCACCTTCCTCATCGCCTTCATGCCGGGCTATGCCAGCTGGGGCATTTCCGCCACCATCGCGCTCGTGGCGCTGCGCATGGTGCAGGGCCTCTGCCTCGGCGGCGAGATCCCCGGCGCGATGACGCTGATCACCGAGACGATGCCGAAACGCCGCGGCCTTGCCTGCGGCTTCCTGTTCATGATCATCAATGTCGGCATGCTCGCCGCCCAGGCGGTGCAATGGGCAATCGAGCTTTTGCTTTCCGATGCCGCGGTCCTGTCCTATGGCTGGCGCATCGGCTTCTTCATCGGCGGGCTGGTGGCGATTGCCGGTTTCGTCCTGCGTGCGCGCCTTTCCGAAAGCCCTGCCTTCGCCGAGCTGGAGGCCGCCACCCACAAGGTGCCGCTTGCGGCGCTTTTCCGTGACCATCGCCGCGCCGTGTGGATCGGCCTGTTCGTCACCGGGCTCGGCGCGGCCACCGTTCCGCTGCTCTATCTCTACATGAACTCCTACCTGACCGATTTCCTCAAATACGATCCGGATCAGGTCTCGACCGCGGTTCTCGTCGGCATCATCCTCTTCTCGCTGCCGATGCCGCTGGCCGGGCTGATCTCCGATTTCGTCGGCATCAAGGTGCCGGCCTTCATCGCCGCACTCGCCCTCGCGATCGCGGCCATCCCGGTCTATGTGTGGATCCACCAGGGGGTCGGCGAACTGATGCCGGCGATGATCGTGATCTCGCTCATCGGCGCCTTCGCCTGGGGGCTCGGGCCGGTGCTGCTGACCGCGATCTTCCCGACGGACGTGCGCTATTCGGGCGTCGCCTTCGTCTACAATATCGGCTTTGCGCTCGTCGGCGGGCTGACGCCGCTGGCTGCCACCTTCATCATCCAGCAGACCGGCTTCACCCTGGCGCCCGGTTTCCTGCTGGCGCTGTTTGCCGCGCTTGCCACGGTTGCGATCTTCCTGTCGCAAACCCTGCCGGCGGAGGATGCCTGA
- a CDS encoding MmcB family DNA repair protein produces MAIVELHGRNPTADGRQSERAMMVRRGVQHLLTHMRHAAISEMTLRNGRRADLISISEKGEIWVIEIKTSIEDFRVDRKWPEYRDFCDRLFFATHQGVPLDIFPEDCGLILADRYHAEVIRGAPEHRLPPARRKMLTLAFARLAGQRLTDAELALEKFENES; encoded by the coding sequence ATGGCGATAGTCGAACTGCACGGTCGGAACCCGACGGCGGACGGCCGTCAGTCGGAACGTGCCATGATGGTGCGGCGCGGCGTTCAGCACCTGCTTACCCATATGCGCCACGCCGCCATCAGCGAGATGACGCTCAGAAACGGCCGGCGGGCCGACCTCATCAGCATTTCGGAAAAGGGCGAAATCTGGGTCATCGAGATCAAGACCTCGATCGAGGATTTCCGGGTGGACCGGAAATGGCCGGAGTATCGCGATTTCTGCGACCGGCTGTTCTTTGCCACCCATCAGGGCGTGCCGCTCGACATCTTCCCGGAAGATTGCGGCCTGATCCTCGCCGATCGTTACCATGCCGAAGTCATCCGCGGAGCGCCGGAGCACAGGCTGCCGCCGGCACGCCGGAAGATGCTGACCCTCGCCTTCGCACGGCTCGCCGGCCAGCGCCTGACCGATGCGGAACTGGCGCTGGAGAAGTTCGAGAACGAGAGCTGA
- the nspC gene encoding carboxynorspermidine decarboxylase yields MQTPYYLIDKKRLKANMEKIAWLREASGARALLALKCFATWSVFDLMSEYMDGTTSSSLYEVKLGHEKFGGETHAYSVAYAEDEIDEVLANCDKIIFNSIGQLTRFEAQSAGKIRGLRVNPQVSSSDFDLADPARPFSRLGEHDPAAIETVLDRVSGFMFHNNCENESFERFDEMLDVIETRFGHLLSRLDWVSLGGGIHFTGEGYPLETLAARLKTFSEKYGVQVYLEPGEAAITGAATLEVTVLDTLNNGKDLAIVDSSIEAHMLDLLIYRERAKLSPDTGPHKVMICGKSCLAGDIFGEFSFEEPVKVGDRLSIENAAGYTMVKKNWFNGVKMPAIAHREEDGTIRAIRQFGYEDYKSSLS; encoded by the coding sequence ATGCAGACCCCCTATTACCTCATCGACAAGAAGCGCCTGAAGGCGAACATGGAGAAGATCGCCTGGTTGCGCGAGGCCTCCGGCGCCAGGGCGCTGCTGGCGCTCAAATGCTTCGCCACCTGGTCGGTCTTCGACCTGATGAGTGAGTATATGGACGGCACGACCTCCTCGTCGCTTTATGAGGTCAAACTCGGCCACGAAAAATTCGGCGGCGAGACCCATGCCTATTCGGTTGCCTATGCCGAGGACGAGATCGACGAGGTCCTCGCCAATTGCGACAAGATCATCTTCAATTCGATCGGCCAGCTGACGCGCTTCGAAGCGCAATCGGCCGGCAAGATCCGCGGGCTCCGGGTCAATCCGCAGGTCTCGAGCTCCGATTTCGACCTTGCCGACCCGGCGCGGCCCTTCTCCCGCCTGGGCGAGCATGATCCGGCTGCAATCGAGACCGTGCTCGACCGCGTTTCCGGTTTCATGTTTCACAACAATTGCGAGAATGAGAGCTTCGAGCGGTTCGACGAGATGCTCGACGTCATCGAAACGCGTTTCGGCCATCTGCTGTCGCGGCTTGACTGGGTCAGCCTTGGCGGCGGTATCCACTTCACCGGCGAGGGCTATCCGCTGGAAACGCTGGCAGCACGGCTGAAGACCTTTTCCGAAAAATACGGCGTGCAGGTCTATCTCGAGCCCGGCGAGGCGGCCATCACCGGCGCGGCGACGCTGGAAGTGACCGTGCTCGATACGCTGAACAACGGCAAGGACCTCGCCATCGTCGACAGCTCGATCGAGGCGCACATGCTCGACCTGCTGATCTATCGCGAACGGGCGAAGCTTTCTCCCGACACCGGGCCGCACAAGGTGATGATCTGCGGAAAATCCTGCCTTGCTGGCGATATTTTCGGCGAATTCTCCTTCGAAGAGCCCGTCAAGGTCGGCGACCGCCTGTCGATCGAGAACGCGGCCGGTTATACCATGGTCAAGAAAAACTGGTTCAATGGCGTGAAGATGCCGGCGATCGCGCATCGCGAGGAGGATGGAACCATCCGCGCCATCCGCCAGTTCGGCTATGAAGACTATAAATCCAGCCTTTCCTAG
- a CDS encoding ActR/PrrA/RegA family redox response regulator transcription factor, protein MSTQETTGAEENHEVTAEGLPPGDLSLLIVDDDAPLLRRLARAMESRGFDVDTAASVAEGVERAGARPPKYAVIDLRLEDGSGLDVIAAIRKARDDTRIVVLTGYGNIATAVTAVKLGALDYLAKPADADDIVHALTQQPGEKVSLPENPMSADRVRWEHIQRVYEMCDRNVSETARRLNMHRRTLQRILAKRAPK, encoded by the coding sequence ATGAGCACACAGGAAACGACCGGTGCGGAGGAAAACCACGAGGTGACAGCGGAGGGTCTGCCGCCCGGCGACCTCAGCCTTTTGATTGTCGATGACGATGCGCCGTTGCTGCGCCGGCTGGCGCGGGCGATGGAAAGCCGTGGCTTCGATGTCGATACCGCCGCCTCCGTTGCCGAGGGCGTCGAGCGCGCCGGCGCCCGGCCGCCGAAATATGCGGTGATCGACCTGCGGCTCGAGGATGGCAGCGGGCTCGACGTCATCGCCGCGATCCGCAAGGCGCGCGACGACACGCGCATCGTGGTGCTCACCGGCTATGGCAATATCGCCACCGCCGTGACGGCCGTGAAGCTCGGCGCGCTCGATTATCTGGCAAAGCCAGCCGATGCCGACGATATCGTGCACGCGCTGACGCAGCAGCCTGGCGAGAAGGTATCCCTGCCCGAAAATCCGATGTCCGCCGACAGGGTCCGCTGGGAGCATATCCAGCGTGTCTACGAGATGTGCGATCGCAACGTCTCCGAAACCGCCCGCCGGCTCAACATGCACCGCCGCACGCTTCAGCGCATCCTGGCCAAGCGCGCGCCGAAATAG